One window of Anaerolineae bacterium genomic DNA carries:
- the rpsR gene encoding 30S ribosomal protein S18: MSEQKVNTQPRRRYYSRPRVCHFCVEKIEHIDYKQVDLLRRYIDDDAKIKSRRQTGTCAKHQRQLARAIKRARHLALLPFVPEITIR, encoded by the coding sequence GTGAGCGAACAAAAGGTCAACACGCAACCCCGGCGTCGTTATTACTCCCGCCCCCGGGTATGCCATTTCTGCGTGGAGAAAATCGAGCACATTGATTACAAACAGGTCGACTTGCTGCGGCGGTACATCGACGACGATGCCAAAATCAAGAGCCGCCGCCAGACTGGCACCTGCGCCAAGCATCAGCGCCAACTGGCCCGGGCCATCAAGCGGGCGCGGCATCTGGCCTTGCTGCCCTTCGTGCCGGAGATTACCATCCGCTGA
- the ssb gene encoding single-stranded DNA-binding protein codes for MGRGLNKVMIIGRLGRDPELRYTPSGRAVTTFTVATTRSWNTSSGERRSETEWFNVVAWGSLAEICHQLLRKGTQVYIEGRLHTRRWEDENGVRHQRTEIVANEMVVLGDRNHNHREEPAPSQESTEPEEDTVEEDEFPF; via the coding sequence ATGGGACGCGGTTTGAACAAAGTGATGATTATCGGTCGGTTAGGTCGAGACCCTGAATTGCGCTACACCCCTTCAGGGCGCGCGGTGACCACCTTCACCGTGGCGACCACGCGCAGTTGGAACACCTCCAGCGGCGAGCGGCGCAGCGAAACCGAGTGGTTCAATGTGGTGGCCTGGGGCAGCCTGGCCGAAATCTGCCATCAGTTGTTGCGCAAAGGCACTCAGGTTTACATCGAAGGCCGCCTCCACACGCGCCGCTGGGAAGACGAAAACGGCGTGCGCCATCAACGCACCGAAATCGTGGCCAACGAGATGGTGGTGCTGGGTGACCGCAACCACAATCACCGGGAAGAGCCTGCGCCTTCCCAGGAAAGCACTGAACCCGAAGAAGACACCGTTGAAGAAGACGAGTTCCCCTTTTAG